One region of Pueribacillus theae genomic DNA includes:
- a CDS encoding DUF5381 family protein, with protein sequence MDWIDITYNRKSLFIKLIGSLILIAMAVVAYFISGLTKTEGIVYRIWIGFLIIALIFSTATFLNFLFHTIMPKKRILFSFNEKGIKYKDKIIPYDEIEDMSYGLDVSHIATAFWQGVIINKKNEEKFIIPTYQVLTDKEVDTLIFEPIDKARFPGDVT encoded by the coding sequence TTGGATTGGATAGATATCACTTATAATCGAAAGTCTCTATTCATAAAATTAATCGGTTCACTCATTCTCATTGCTATGGCGGTTGTTGCCTATTTCATTAGCGGTTTAACGAAAACAGAAGGGATTGTCTATCGCATTTGGATTGGTTTTTTGATTATCGCACTCATATTTTCCACTGCAACTTTTTTAAACTTTTTATTCCATACTATTATGCCTAAAAAAAGAATTTTGTTTTCGTTTAATGAAAAAGGAATTAAATATAAAGATAAGATCATTCCTTACGATGAAATTGAGGACATGTCATACGGTTTAGATGTTTCTCATATCGCAACAGCTTTTTGGCAAGGAGTCATTATCAATAAAAAAAACGAAGAAAAGTTTATCATCCCAACATATCAAGTTTTAACAGATAAAGAGGTTGATACATTGATTTTTGAACCCATTGATAAAGCGAGATTTCCAGGAGATGTTACGTGA